The nucleotide window AGCTTGCAATATATTTGAATACATTGGTGGCAAATAGGTTTTGTACAAAGacaaaaagtttggttaaaaGTAGGTAAATTGTTATGCTTATAATTTCATGACAAGCCAAGCTACATAAAGCATGTAAAGTAAAACATTGCAGAAAATCAAACATAGGCTATATTCccatacaaaacaaaataatttagaaaacacaaaagcgcaaatttttcttcaaaacaatgttttatcaGTTACAATTGAGTTTTCCTTCACCTTtctaataacaacaaaaagcaATGTGTTGCTCTATTAAGTAACACAATCAACAGCACTCTACTAGACACATGTCATAATAATACCCACATTAACTATTCTTTACACTACTAAGCATTACACCTCTTTAAAAATCAAGTACAGGTTCTGACAAATATTTCCTACAATCTAATTgacattaaaattgaaaatactgtGCCTAAAAGCAAGCTATAAATTTTGAAGACATTAGACTTTATTTTACGattaatgttgtttgtttagatTTTACAGGCCCTACTAAATACACAAGATGAAAGTGACTTCGAGTGTGACATACATTTGTTGAGGAATCAATGAACTTCCATtcatgaaatatattttaaacacaGTTTTGCATGTCACAATTGTAGTTCTTTGGTTATAATTCTCGAAGGAACAAAAATGCAGTAGCCTACCTAAAACAATGCATAAACGGATCAGAAAAGCACCGAACAGTTTCTGCTGCCTCATTTAATTTGAGAACCACAATATTCTCAACTGAACAGTGCTGAGGCTTGAGAATACAGCATAGCAGGTGCTTTGGTAAGAACCaatgtaaaaagtaaaacaaaaatattctttctATTCGACAGAATGAGGCTGTTTGACAGCACAGTCAACAAGAAATCAGAGTAACACACGCTACATTTGAAGATTAATAAACGCATAGAAATTGACATGCAATAAATAATATTCTATTTCATTGTGTCCTTGATATGGCAAGATTGTGTAGGATTTCCCGCAAAAAAAAAGCTGGATAGTTACTCgtgatttaaaactttttggttgGTATACTATATAATAACACTGATTATATCAATGCCAACAGTTAACATTGTCTGAATCTAGTAGTTTACTGTTGGACAGTGATATACCATAAGCATAAAACATCTGCAATACATCAAATGAAGCCTAAGTATCAACCAAATAAACACACAATCTAACGAACGGTAAAGATTAAACCATAAAATGCTATTGTCTCATTGGTGAATATAACCTATTATTCAATGTTGCGAAAGGGTTGCGCATATGTTCACACAAAAGCTTTCTTGCGTTGAATAGCAAGAATGGGAGGCAGTATagacaattttcaaaatatctgCTCTTGAAATATAGTTTCAAAAAACGACCTAAATCAACATATAAGTGATGCTTGATTTTGTGTAGCCAAATGAAGTACAAAAGAATCTAATTCAAATAAATACCGTTTTGCATACTAAGAGTAGCAATCTAGATGtaagtataaaataaaaaagcaataaaaacttctaaaaaaacaaagcttCCAGTGCGAATAGTGTTTCTGATTGTTGTCAAGGCATTTTTCTTGAGTATAGAAACTGAGATGTAATATCAACCACAGCAAATGTGGCAGCATTTACCGGAAAAGCACGCAATAAACAAGAGTTAAGGCCCCTGTGAAGCAACAAATACAGtgatttcaaattaaaaaagaaattaaaatgcGCATGGGCAAGTGTTAACAAAACATAAGACTGCAAATATTGGATGGAATACAAGATTAACAGAAGTATGAACTCATTCTCAGCACAGACTTGAGtagaattaattaattatcaaacaaCACACCGAAAACAAAAACTAGAGTCAAATTGGATGAAAATTTTTCACTACctgaacaaaactttttttccttcagattttaaaattgtttcatagCAATGCCAACCTCCTGTATACTTCAGTGGTCTTCCACCAGCTCCATCGGCCTGGAGACGAGATTTTACAACATCCACAGGATAGGTTATTGTCCAGGATGCCATTCCTGATATTCCACCAGCCATTAGCATTTTACTTATTCCTTGCCAAGTATATATTTCCGTTTTTTCAACCTGAGAAACACACATTTTATGGACCGCTCCACGAACGCAACCCTTGCATGTTACGAGCGAGAGTCACAATGATGATGATAATGATAACTAGTCCAAAACTACATCAGAACAATCCCATTTATCCCACCACATGAAAGACATACAATGGCTGTATCTGGCTATTGCTGTTATTTATTAAAAGCTACATCTGGTTTGCAATATAAAACACACTATCATGATGAAAGAGCAAAGTCAAGATAAACTCACTTTGCAAACGGTAGAGGTCAGGATATCATACGTGGCAAAGTAGCAACCAAAGGCAGGAGTCTCTCTTAACAGAGTAATCATCATTCCTCGATAACAACCACGAATGCCGTCTTTCTTAAACATTTTCACAAGCACGTCAGGAGAATGCTTGTACTGTACCTAAGaccatttgtaaaagttataATCCATACACACACGCTCATGCATTAGTAAAAAGTTTCAGATAAAATGCATTATACACTAGCATAGATTCTTAGGAGATTAAATAACACGTATAATTGTATACAAAGTGACACatccaaacaaaaaataacaaacttcTTAATTTAAAACAGGGATTTGACAAGcaagattttaaacaaaatattggcATATGCCAGAAAAAGGGCACACATGAATACTCTTCAAATGGGAGAAGAGGAAACCACAAGCAACTTCCTGTATACCATATGAGTTAATTCacagttaaaaattttctcaCTTTGCATTTTTGGTTTTTACATTCACTAAACTGCAGACAGACACTGCAGTTTTCCGTTTGGGACAATACGTTTGGTTATTTTTAGTTTGGAAAACTCTGATTTGTCGGTGTGttgttttagatttttgtttgaatttccCAATTACAAGTAAGTTAATGTTAGGTTGTTCTACAGCAccctgatcaaacaactcacTTTTCCAGTCTTACGTGTACCAATGCCCTGTACTTGCATTTGGGTTTTTGCCAATTCCATTGGGGTGCAAATAACGCATTGAACAGCTCCTGCAATTGCGCCACTTATGAAGTGCGTCACTGCCGTCTCTTTACCGAGCAGTGATATAGTTTGTGCTTCCACACCAAATACTATGGCGTTGATAACACTTAGACCAATTAGTGGTGAGGACATTCCTTTGAACAATCCAGATGGCTGTAAACAAGTAACCAGCATAAAATTGTGAGAACTgttatatgttatatataatttaaagtcaactgaataataataagacaatattaatttttgcaaagaatACAACAACCTTATGCACGTGTCATTTGTGATAGATGCAACTACACTTAAAGATAACTATGAAGCTATGTGGATATTTGTAACTGTAATATGCTATGATTGAttataaagatttttttttaaatgcacaTAATGGTTTATAACTTGTAAAATTTTCCACGTAAGGACACAACCCTAACTGGACTTACTGTTTCTTTTTTCCAAATGTTGAGAAAACAATGCCAAACGCCTCTGTACTTTCCAGGCTGAGTCTGAAGACGAACCTGTTACAATAAATCCGTTGATTAATAACATGGAACTTGCTGCTCTTACTTGTACACATATATAGGTAGCAGGGGCTTCTATCCTGCATTTTGCTGCTTCACTGAAGTAAGAGTCATGGTTTGATTCATTCATTACTCTCCGCACATTACttgcatatattttattaaaatttcttatGATGCTACACCAACTATCAGTAAAATTAGAGAAAGTTTAAGTACAGTGACCTTAATTGTGTCCAGTGGCTGTCCTACCAACACCCCAGCAATGCCTAtgcaaaacaatgaaaattaacACAATGTAAAAGcagtttgaaatttattgtGGGAAAGCCCACATGTTGTTGTTATcatataatttatatatactTTTGATAACATATACCTCCAGCGCATCCAGACAGATATTCATAAAAAACGAACTGAACCATTCTCCAGGGAGTCTTAGTGCATGCTGTTCAAGAGTTAATTTTACAATCTTCGATCCATCAACAGTTACTTGCTTGTAACCTTTCCTAAAGCATTCCAACAGAAATTTAAGATAGTAatgacaacaaaaaacaaactttaatatACATATGCAACTTTAACTTtccaaaatatttgtaaagtGTATTGTATTGACATCTTATCCAAGCATATGTAAACTCATTCAAATTAGAAATTGCAAGGCAGACCATACAACAATCATCAAGTTGGTGAAATGCTCTATCATTAAAATCTGCAAAATagctaaaataaactttgcgCATGCCCATTCCCAATCTTCTACCTAAACTGCTTAGCTAtaacaacaggctgcatgACCCACTTAAAGTGAAACATCTTAACAATTATAATATGCCACTGTGCTATGCAGTTAAACGCTGTGATTAAGACTAAGCTACCAATACATATTCTATAAAGTATATCTGTGTATCATACATCAATCAACAGAGAACTAAAGAAATTTAACTAGAATATGCAAAGGATATCCATGTTCAAGCTGTAAACAAATGTAACGGAAGTCTACGTAAGGTAGCCAAGAGGCCAAGCTTTAAGTTTGGACAACGCATATAACATTCGTCATACACAACATTCCTGTCAGTCTCAGTTCCTAATGGTAAGAATAGCAATGACgtttcaagaaatttaaaaactttcccTTGTTTACCCACAAGCAGCTCGACGCTGATTAGTCATTTGGCCTAAGTTTCAGAGGTGTGTCAATGACGCCAGATGACTAGGCTATAACTTCCATGACTAGACTGGATTCCAGTCACTGGAATCACGATGAAGCAAAATGGTAGCGGTATTTGGAAGCCGAAAATGAGAGTGGCCTCTCACAATGGTGAAAAAAGCTTTTCTAAGCTTGCTGGCCTATGGGTTTTAAGATCACTGGAGGATATGCATTTTTTCTTTCGCCTTCGCTTGTCAACTTAATTATTACTTACCACAGGAAGGCCTAAACTCTTTTTGTTAATCGTTCAGGAGTTTTCCACGTatcgttttatttatttttcatcattgtcTGAGGGAACgagaaataaaatgctaaccattatagCGTGATAAAACAGCAACTCCAAATGATCGggaaaaaacagcaaaaaccaatgggcttaaaacatgcaagaatAATGTAacgaaataatttttgcaattatgtGAAATGACTAATGATGTAATATCTAATGATTTATCCTTAGACCTACATGTAACGCCACATTAAGGCTTATGATTAATCACTTTAGAACGGCATAAATCAGATCAAAGTACATCTGGCGTTGCAATTTTCACGTCAGACACGTGCCCAATGgtttgtattgtattgcagTTGCactgtattgtttatttttcgccattaactgtgcggagcgaaagttacgatgctaattgctaaccgttgtagttatggCACAATAAAAccacatgctcacgaacagtTAACGAGCaagaaaaagtggcaaagcccaagggcttaaaacatttaagatagcaataatgcaattatactataagatggtaggttagcatggccaccaaacccacaaaataattcctaagtttaacgaatttaaggacaaaataacacaaaacatAGAAACACCTGCACtgttggaagatgtagaggacaTATTtcctaacattaaaaacatgcaTATTAATTACCAGTACACAAGACATGgatgtttaaagaaaaccGCACAAAAGAAACTCCATCCTAGGGACCGCGATCCCGTTTCTGTGGCCAAGAGAGGACACAATAAGGCAGTTTGCAAACTACAATCCATATATTTTTTGGTGGGGCCTTTTGCTCACCAATCAAAATAGGAAAGAAACTTCTTCCAAGATGCAGAAAAGAGGCTCCAAACCTCCATCAAGCTTGCCACCTGGTTGCGGAAAGCTTGCGTGTTCAAAATCACTCAAACATAATTAATTCTTTTCCCTCTCGTATTCTGAATGGTGAGCAAAAGCTCTACCTTTATTTTTCATATTACTGACCACTTGGAGTAAATTGTGTTTCATTCTGCCTACCAGATATGATATATATGATCGTATCATTTTTTTCGTCATCTTCAGTGGAGCGAAAAATGaaatgctaaccattataACGTACAAAAATTGTATGATTCATATTCCTAGGTGATTCTAGCTTACCAAAACTTGATTCAACGCAGGGTAGTCAAACTAAAATGGCAGCAAAGCTAGAGGGCAAGGGTCACTTAAGATTAGAAATTTCAAGTGACATCAGGGCCGCACCAACAAATCAAAGGACAACGATTACCTTAGCCAAGTCATAATAAAAAAGATTGTCTTTATTCTCTTGCTCTCGAGGATGTATTATATTTTTGCACTTCGTGAAGtaaagaaaaagtaaaacagacCCACGCTGGACTCTGGACAGTGACAGGGCTATTGCGATCTACTGCATAACTGCAGGACGTCAGCAATCACCTCATAAGGTCAAGTTATGATGTAACTATGACCTCATCTGGTTCTGACGTCAAAATGAAGTGACGTCACCAAAATTATCCTTCTACATTATCATAATCTAGGGAAATGCACCTACAAGggttgaaaataaacattttttgagcATTTATTATTTCTGCACTAGACACAAAATACTACCGGTAATAACAATGTtgttcttttattaaatctatGATATCAGCACTATGGCCATAGAGCATActagaaatcataaaaatctCATGGAGTTAATAGACAACTTTTGGTACGTACTGTTTCAGCACAAATAGCACTTTTTGAAGTAAGACTTCTTGATCCCTTAACTTTGAAcgacaataaaaaaatgatgtggaacttttttcaaaaaaatatttgtacttaAAAAGGAGAAAGGTACAGGTAGATAAAAATTGTGCCACAAGAAGTATATTGTTACACTCATAATTATTCACACAATAGTCATTGCAAATTACCATGGtcaatttttctaattttaggtgttgtttattataaaaaaattgttgttatgTAATTCTGcctttataaaacaacttcttttttgcagttttcaatattttgtagttaatcTTTATATTAGATATAACAAACACTGCATCTTTCTCGCATATACGTTTCATATCTTAGTGCACATCACATTTGAAAAGCtgatttaaaataacttgttaCTGATATGATATATCACTTGCTTTCAATTaacaatttataacatctTGGCTATCTGACACTCTGACAGTTTCAATTCTTACATTTGTTAAGAAATGCATCaggttttgtttttggaaaTAGACAAATTGTTTAGATTGACATTGTTGAATTCATGTTCGTAGAAGCACATCCCTACATTTTTCCACATATTTGCTGCTTGTGCTTACAGCAACATGCATATGCTGCCATAGCCGCCAGCCTTCAGCCATATCATATAGTTAAAAATACAActgacaaaaaaaattttacaaatagaaaaaaagtttttattgtaggcTGTAAGTCTTGTGATGATTTGTCAGTTGTCTATTTTCAAGCAATTCTTTAATGCCATTGCTGTAATGATGAAGTAACATTACATCATGCTTTTTCATGTTGTAACACCCTTGCTAACTTGCAGAGTACTGGAGTAGAAGGCAAGTCAGTTTGCGTTTCCACCCTTTCACATGCCAGGTATTAGGTACATGGTGAGTTTTCTCTTCTCACTCTGTCTATTCTCCAAAGATTGCTTGTTCAAACCATGTTTTGTAGGAATGTTCTGTAATATAATTTTAGTTGCCAaataatttttggtttttaatgAAGTTTTTTCGTTGTAACTTTTTATAcccaaacaattttaaacataacaaaaacatgtaaatCACTTTCTACTTATGTTAGTTGCGTTCAGTATACTGTCTGACTCACGTAGTCATGTCCCCTTACAAAGAAATTACGACATAAGACTAATGTTtgctttaaaacttttaaaattttttttaatatttttgcttcCTCTTTTTACTAGGATTGTTGAAACATTGCCTCGGCAAGAATGCGGTTATCCTTGTGATATAAGAAGAGCGTTAAATAATGCAATATCCATTTGTACACTCAATTTTGATAAGATAGCTATGCCACTGAAAGTGTCCTTGTGTTTGCCATCTTGTTACTCCTATTGATTAGTATTACTGCAGGTGCTAGGCTTCTTGAATAATGTTAGTTATTATCCCTACAAGGCCTATGTTAGCTGAAGACtatatttttcacttttgactTGTTACCATATTTATGCTATAGCTATCAAATATACATTTGATTGTAATGCATTTGAAATTAAAGTTCTTTCATGATGCTGGCTGGCAAATAGGttcatgtttttgaaaaatgctcTTTATAACGTAATTAGAAGTAGTAATTAAGGTCCTACTGCCTTCTATGTAAGTACCTTAGTTCTATCATAACTAGTATGCGGTATGCTATTAATAAATGCAAGTTTATGAAttagatcagtggttctcaaccggtggtccgcggacccctgggggtccgcgaaacgttttcagttggtccgtgagaacttcgaaatttgcaactTAAAGTaccagtttttaaaatttttttgctgtttatcattgctttttgaaataggcttgaacatttgcttaattgcctattgtgatgggacaatacaaaagcttattgagatttatcacccgcagggaaggcctattgtgatgcactagattgcggaatatacgagaagacagctggatacagtgattttaagtaaaaatatccgcaaagtttgatgttatttcgaatgaatagcgcagttgtgcaccaagactattaagtaaaactaagcaaagaaacatttaagtgcagtctcagaacccttagtttgcttacacttcaggggtccgccactgctttgacagcagcaaaaggggtccgccaagatcagaaggttgagaaccactgaatTAGATAGACTTGCCTGTTTAGCATGACATGGTTAAACTACTGTTTCTCAACATTTTGATGTCGCAGATCGTTTTTGCATTCTTAAAATTCTAGTGCAAAACTAAAAGAAGCCTGATAATCATTTTACATGCTCAATGTTGAGATCAGCTTGTTTAACATAATGTTCTGTAACTTTTGTTTAGTATGTAGATCAgaggttcccaacctttttacaATCTCGTACTACTTGGGCTGCCAGTGCAAGTAGTACGAGATTGTATTGTCAACACATACCATTTCTTGCAGAATAACTAATTTGATCGAATCTTAGTTTATTCAGAAGAATAATATACATTACCTGCATTATTTTACACCACATTACGTGCATGTCTGCATTTACACTGCTACCTGCATTACCACGAGTACTTGCATAGAATTACTATGAAGCTGTGAGAGAAGTAACGCTTATGAGCAATCATTTGACCATCTATAACGCTTATGAGAAGTAACGCTCTCTGTTGACATTACCTGTATTTTAAGATCATATTGTTACGAAACAATACGAATTCATAGAACAACAGGGCTTCAGGaaaatttattgatttcgAAACAAAACCCGATaagtaaactagaaagctgtGAATCCaggtttttgtgaaaaaatgaGAGTTTCTCGCATACCATCTGGTAGACCTTCACGTACCACAGATTGGGAATCCCTGATGTAGATGGTTAAACTCTTACTACACTACACTGTTACACTCTTTGTACACAATCATACAGTTCATCTTCATTTCTGTATGTATCTGTATATATAATAAacttctttctttgtttttatgaaGATAACTTAGAGCTTGACAAGTGCAGTTGGTTGCTTGTTTTGTAAGTATTGCATATGACTTTTAGTTGGAAAGTAAAATGTCCAACCCTGTGCCAAAATGGATTGCTGACTCCATGTGTCACACTTCGTTGTCATATATTTGTAAGACTCATTCACGGGAACTGGACGACTTGTTTGCATGTTTGGTAGATGCTGTCAACAGTTTGTGCGTTGAAGAAAATATAATGAAGCAGGTAGAAGAATTTCTTCAATCAATCTACAATTCTGAGGAAGTTAATCTGGAAAATGATAACTTTGATGTAAATCTGAATAAACGTGTGCTGCTTACTTGCTTGGGCTTGCGTGTAGCTACTGGAAATGAAATTGACTTTACTTTTGCAGATGATAACAATGGCTGCCCTTTGGAAGGTGCCTTGAAAATGATCACTAAACTTGAATCACTTTTTGAAAATTCTGCAGACATATTTTATCAAATGCGACTAGATACTTTTAAACAATTATTTctctttaaattaaaaactgatGGAGTTGCAAGTGCATATAGCTTTTTATCTCAGGCAAAAGGAAAAATTCATAACAAAGTTATGGAAACTTGTGAAGCACTAGCCCAGACAACCTCCGACAACATTGAGCCGTATTCTACTTACGTGTTACGAATGTTTGAATTGCTTGGAAAATTAAACGAGCTTCTATCTCCACCTTTTCTTGACAGAATGGAACACAGAATTTGCAGTAAAAAGCCAACTGCCTTTTTTGAAGTACATCCAGAGATGGCAGTACATGTTAACAATCTTTGCAAAAATGCCAACAGACTTACCAAAAGTCGACTAAAAAATCTTTATAAACATGTATCTGTGGTAAGCAGTGATGTACCAGCTGGAGGATCACCAGGTTCTGCTGACGTTAGTGGTAATGTCAATGCCTGCAATTTTAGTGCACCAGAATATAGTTATACTGATGCGAATGTTACTGAAAATGGAACAGTTGTTTGCAGAAGTCCTTTAAAAAATGTCATagaaattgaattaaattgcACCGATCTATCATCAGAACCCAGTGGACAAGTTTCATCAGTTTATAGTACTCCACTTCAAAATACATCTAAAGACACGGTTGAGTCAAGGTCAGATAAAGATTATCTTAACAAAAAACCAGTAGAAGACGACATGGAAAATACAACGGACAACAATTTAAGTACTTTGATAGATACGAACAATAGTAGAAGTAATCAACAAAATCCTAGTAGCATGGAAAGTATGCAAACAGAGCTTCAAGGTGTgtcaaatatttcacaaaatttagAAGAAATTGCTTCTGCTTTCCCAAAAACAATTGAGAATGATGCTTCATCTACTGAAGTCTCGAACCAGGATGAAAACCCAGTGGAATTACTGGCAGAAGTCAATGAGCTGACAAAAACGCAGGCTAAAGAGGCAGTTGGTGAGAACATGCAAGCCACAAATCAACCTAAAGATAGTGACAGTGCTTCTTATGCTCCAGTCATTGAATCAGATAAAAACGCTTCCCTTGAGAGTGAACAATCTCCCAAACCACATTTGATGCAGTATTTTCCGaaagatgatgatgattacTGGACTGACGAAGAAGATGCTTACGTCATTTTAGGAGTGCAAGAGTTTGGTCTTAAATCTTGGgttaaaattgcaaacttgTTTCCATTTGCAGAAAACAAATTAGCTACTTCCTTGAAATTCCGTTGGAAAAAACTAGTGGCAACAGGACTTGTGGTAGTTGATGCTAACATAACACTTACTGGCTTTAATGAACgttacaaaaattgtttgcaagTTGCCATTAACCAATATGAGGAGAATAATATTTTATCTTCTAATATTCAAAACCTTATTGATGAAGAAAGCCTAAAGGAAACAGACAGTGAAAATCGTTTATCTGAGAACAACTTTGATTTATATCTTCCTTTGAAGAGAACTGAGAGTGGGGACTCAGATTTGGCTAAATGCAATGTTCCGGATGAAGGTAAAGTTTCCGAGAATGCTGAGGATGTTGATAGTGGTGATGAAGATTTTCAGTTTTCCATTGCTGAATCAGATTCAGATACTGACAACTCAGATAATGATATCCAGTGTACAAAAAGTGTGAATGAGACCAACTTACCAAGTGTTAAGTCTGTCTCTA belongs to Clavelina lepadiformis chromosome 6, kaClaLepa1.1, whole genome shotgun sequence and includes:
- the LOC143462862 gene encoding mitochondrial basic amino acids transporter-like; the protein is MVQFVFYEYLSGCAGGIAGVLVGQPLDTIKVRLQTQPGKYRGVWHCFLNIWKKETPSGLFKGMSSPLIGLSVINAIVFGVEAQTISLLGKETAVTHFISGAIAGAVQCVICTPMELAKTQMQVQGIGTRKTGKVQYKHSPDVLVKMFKKDGIRGCYRGMMITLLRETPAFGCYFATYDILTSTVCKVEKTEIYTWQGISKMLMAGGISGMASWTITYPVDVVKSRLQADGAGGRPLKYTGGWHCYETILKSEGKKVLFRGLNSCLLRAFPVNAATFAVVDITSQFLYSRKMP
- the LOC143462858 gene encoding uncharacterized protein LOC143462858 isoform X1 codes for the protein MSNPVPKWIADSMCHTSLSYICKTHSRELDDLFACLVDAVNSLCVEENIMKQVEEFLQSIYNSEEVNLENDNFDVNLNKRVLLTCLGLRVATGNEIDFTFADDNNGCPLEGALKMITKLESLFENSADIFYQMRLDTFKQLFLFKLKTDGVASAYSFLSQAKGKIHNKVMETCEALAQTTSDNIEPYSTYVLRMFELLGKLNELLSPPFLDRMEHRICSKKPTAFFEVHPEMAVHVNNLCKNANRLTKSRLKNLYKHVSVVSSDVPAGGSPGSADVSGNVNACNFSAPEYSYTDANVTENGTVVCRSPLKNVIEIELNCTDLSSEPSGQVSSVYSTPLQNTSKDTVESRSDKDYLNKKPVEDDMENTTDNNLSTLIDTNNSRSNQQNPSSMESMQTELQGVSNISQNLEEIASAFPKTIENDASSTEVSNQDENPVELLAEVNELTKTQAKEAVGENMQATNQPKDSDSASYAPVIESDKNASLESEQSPKPHLMQYFPKDDDDYWTDEEDAYVILGVQEFGLKSWVKIANLFPFAENKLATSLKFRWKKLVATGLVVVDANITLTGFNERYKNCLQVAINQYEENNILSSNIQNLIDEESLKETDSENRLSENNFDLYLPLKRTESGDSDLAKCNVPDEGKVSENAEDVDSGDEDFQFSIAESDSDTDNSDNDIQCTKSVNETNLPSVKSVSKAKQGNVSTSSNDIEKLSDNCSTPVKKHSSATKVKTPMLSPVVVIADKIGEDMKNINSPIVSESSSVPILNPSTPTAKRRKWSEEADGYIICGVDNIGLSKWAMIQKAFPFDAYVTGIRIKDRWRSLLKLGLVELDDEKSISFVDKSLMPWVTKASTFLQSECSSSKDVKSPKSSSVTKPETPLKIRGSKRKKYEFKTNSKDISENNQSENKAFWRLWSPEQDAFILLGVLEFGLGSWAKIGNEFSFSIETYHTTIKDRWRVMLKHELVKLDGSMVIDFDEVYVQPLAHAIKQYEKEYSLSKSTREFLMGKDVEVSDNATSPTTSRSRKRHKTHHRVLFLETCSDEDNV
- the LOC143462858 gene encoding uncharacterized protein LOC143462858 isoform X2, whose protein sequence is MITKLESLFENSADIFYQMRLDTFKQLFLFKLKTDGVASAYSFLSQAKGKIHNKVMETCEALAQTTSDNIEPYSTYVLRMFELLGKLNELLSPPFLDRMEHRICSKKPTAFFEVHPEMAVHVNNLCKNANRLTKSRLKNLYKHVSVVSSDVPAGGSPGSADVSGNVNACNFSAPEYSYTDANVTENGTVVCRSPLKNVIEIELNCTDLSSEPSGQVSSVYSTPLQNTSKDTVESRSDKDYLNKKPVEDDMENTTDNNLSTLIDTNNSRSNQQNPSSMESMQTELQGVSNISQNLEEIASAFPKTIENDASSTEVSNQDENPVELLAEVNELTKTQAKEAVGENMQATNQPKDSDSASYAPVIESDKNASLESEQSPKPHLMQYFPKDDDDYWTDEEDAYVILGVQEFGLKSWVKIANLFPFAENKLATSLKFRWKKLVATGLVVVDANITLTGFNERYKNCLQVAINQYEENNILSSNIQNLIDEESLKETDSENRLSENNFDLYLPLKRTESGDSDLAKCNVPDEGKVSENAEDVDSGDEDFQFSIAESDSDTDNSDNDIQCTKSVNETNLPSVKSVSKAKQGNVSTSSNDIEKLSDNCSTPVKKHSSATKVKTPMLSPVVVIADKIGEDMKNINSPIVSESSSVPILNPSTPTAKRRKWSEEADGYIICGVDNIGLSKWAMIQKAFPFDAYVTGIRIKDRWRSLLKLGLVELDDEKSISFVDKSLMPWVTKASTFLQSECSSSKDVKSPKSSSVTKPETPLKIRGSKRKKYEFKTNSKDISENNQSENKAFWRLWSPEQDAFILLGVLEFGLGSWAKIGNEFSFSIETYHTTIKDRWRVMLKHELVKLDGSMVIDFDEVYVQPLAHAIKQYEKEYSLSKSTREFLMGKDVEVSDNATSPTTSRSRKRHKTHHRVLFLETCSDEDNV